Proteins encoded together in one Qingshengfaniella alkalisoli window:
- a CDS encoding enoyl-CoA hydratase — translation MAYETLTVETEDHIAIIKLNRPDAMNALNKALLKELSDALRELDRSDRVRCIILTGSEKAFAAGADIAEMVDMSFVDMFTTDKFGRECDQIIDTRKPIIAAVSGYALGGGCELAMMCDFILAADTAKFGQPEVNLGIMPGMGGTQRLTHAVGKAKAMEMALTGRFMDAEEAERAGLVSRVVPAKKLMEEARAAAEKIAEKSILSTMAIKESVNRSFESPLSEGLLFERRMFHGLFSTNDQAEGMKAFLEKREPQFRGK, via the coding sequence ATGGCTTATGAGACGCTGACCGTCGAAACCGAAGACCACATCGCAATCATCAAGCTGAATCGTCCCGACGCAATGAACGCGCTGAACAAGGCGCTGCTGAAGGAATTGTCCGATGCGCTGCGTGAGTTGGACCGCTCTGATCGTGTGCGCTGTATCATCCTGACGGGGTCCGAAAAGGCCTTCGCGGCTGGTGCGGACATTGCGGAAATGGTTGATATGTCCTTTGTGGATATGTTTACCACCGACAAGTTCGGGCGCGAGTGTGACCAGATTATTGACACCCGCAAGCCGATCATCGCAGCCGTTTCTGGCTATGCTTTGGGCGGTGGGTGTGAGTTGGCGATGATGTGCGATTTTATTCTCGCCGCCGATACGGCCAAGTTCGGCCAGCCAGAGGTCAATCTGGGCATCATGCCCGGGATGGGTGGCACACAGCGCCTGACCCATGCCGTCGGCAAAGCGAAGGCGATGGAAATGGCGCTGACCGGTCGGTTCATGGATGCGGAAGAAGCAGAACGGGCAGGGCTGGTCAGTCGAGTCGTTCCGGCCAAGAAACTGATGGAAGAGGCGCGGGCCGCGGCGGAGAAGATCGCCGAGAAGTCGATTCTGTCCACGATGGCGATCAAGGAATCGGTCAACCGCAGTTTTGAATCTCCGCTCTCGGAAGGCTTGTTGTTCGAGCGCCGCATGTTCCACGGCCTGTTTTCTACCAATGATCAGGCAGAGGGTATGAAGGCGTTTCTGGAAAAGCGCGAACCGCAGTTCCGCGGAAAGTGA